From the genome of Verrucomicrobiota bacterium:
CGGAATCACTAACCAAACCCTTGCCTACGGCACCAACGATTGGCTGGCCACCGATGTCTATGACAACAATGGCAACACTCGGACCAATGGCGGGAATGTTTATCAATACGACTTCGAGAACCGCCTGACCAATTTCAACAATGGCACCGCCATTTACGTTTATGATGGCAATGGCAACCGGGTATCCGTTACCACCAATGGCGTCAAAGTCCTCTACCTGGTGGACGACCGCAACCCCAGCGGTTATGCCCAAGTGATCGAGGAACTGACCGTTTCCGGCGGCACAACGAATCTGGCTAAAAGTTACACATACGGTCTGGACCTGATTTCCCAACGCCAGGTTGCCAGCGGCACAACTAGCTTTTACGGCTACGATGGCAACGGCAACACCCGCTATTTGGCCGGCACCAACGGCATTATTTCCGATACCTACGTCTTCGACGCCTTCGGCACCTTGTTAACTTCCAGCGGCACCACGGCCAATATCTACCTTTATAGTGGGGAGCAATATGATCCAAACCTTGGATTCTATTACCTAAGAGCGCGTTATTTGAATCCGGGGATGGGGAGGTTTTGGACAAGAGATTCCGCTTCCGGAAGTAACCAAGATCCGTCGTCATTGCACAAGTATCTCTATGTTCATAACAATCCAATAATCGGAATCGATCCTACTGGACATGAGTTTAGCATATCAGGGCTTTACTATAGTATGGGGGCCTACATGTATTTATTTGCCCAGTCTCATGCAACTATCATTAATGTTTCCAGAATTGCACTCACATCATTAACCCTAAGTCTTGTTGTTGCCGACAATGCAGGACTGCTTACAGCCGATAAAAGCATCTTAGGAATATATATTTCTAGTGGTGGAAATCCCCTTGCAGAAATGCAGTATGTGGTTGGCGAAATAAGGACTTTAAGAACAGCATTAGTCGCTGCGCGTACGCTTGGAAATATTGGCACTTTATCAAGAACAGAAATGGCGATTGCTAACGAAGCAAAGCAAATATTGGCATCATCAGAATTAGCACAGATTCGGACTGCACAGAAAGCAGGTAATGTTAGTCGGTTCATAATAAATGGAAGGACCATCCAATATCAACCCAAACTCCCATTTTCAGCTATTACTTGGTTTGAAGAGCGCGGTTTCGTGTTAGGTGAGGAGGCTTTTGCTTCTGAGGAAGAAATGACCAAAACCATTCTTCATGAGCTTTATAGGCTTTCCAGCAGTCAGGTCACCTCTGGTGGGGCGGTCTCACAAAGTTTAGTTCAAAAAGAAACCGTAGATGCATATCAGTTTGCCGAACGTGCATACAAGGAGATATTTAAATGAAAGATAACTCTGCTTGGATTGAAGCGGCAACCGCCCTCATCCAAAATCCGCATGAGATGGTTCGCTGTCCATCTTGTGGACTCGCGTACCTGCAAGTTGACGATGAAAAGATAGATGATGAGCATTTTGACCGGCACTTGAGATGCTCAAATTGTGGAACACATGAGATTATTTTCAAACGTGCTGAAAAATCACAGTAAATACAAAGGCAACAAGCTGCAAAAACTCAAACACGTGCAACATATAAATTGACTTTGTGAATTCACTATTCAGCGTTTTAATTGTATGGCTGGTCAGTTCAAGTATTGGACTGGCCAACTTTGCCTACCGATTGGATGCCGCTGGCACTCGCACGAATTTGGTGGAGTACCTCAGCACTACATATCGCACGAACTCATGGAGGTTTGACCCGCTCTACCGGCTGACGAACGAGACGATCACTGGCACAGCGCCAACGGGAACGATTGGCTATACCTATGATGCTGTCGGGAACCGGCTCACGCGCACTTCCAGCGTGCCCAATGTGGCCACCACCAGTGCCAACTATGGCACAAACGATTGGGTTACCGGCGACAGCTATAATAATAACGGGAGCACCACCAACTCCGGTGGCAACAGCTACGCCTATGACTTCGAGAACCGGCTGACCAACTTTAACAACGGCACCGCCGTTTTTGTTTATGATGGCGACGGGAACCGCGTTCGCAAAACTGTCGCCGGAGTGACCACGTACTACCTCGTGGACGACCGCAATCCGACTGGCTATGCGCAAGTCCTGGAAGAGCTCACCACGGTGGGTGCAACTCCTAGCCGCCTCTACACCCACGGGCTGGACATGATCAGCCAACGCCAGAGCGACGGAACGACGAGCTTTTTTGGCTATGACGGTAACGGGAATACCCGGTTCCTGACCTCGGCGGCGGGTGCTGTGACCGATA
Proteins encoded in this window:
- a CDS encoding RHS repeat-associated core domain-containing protein; this encodes MNSLFSVLIVWLVSSSIGLANFAYRLDAAGTRTNLVEYLSTTYRTNSWRFDPLYRLTNETITGTAPTGTIGYTYDAVGNRLTRTSSVPNVATTSANYGTNDWVTGDSYNNNGSTTNSGGNSYAYDFENRLTNFNNGTAVFVYDGDGNRVRKTVAGVTTYYLVDDRNPTGYAQVLEELTTVGATPSRLYTHGLDMISQRQSDGTTSFFGYDGNGNTRFLTSAAGAVTDTYTYEAFGVGIAGTGSTANNYLFAGEQYDSSLGFYYLRARYLNPGMGRFWTRDPFGGRRQEPDTLHKYLYCSDDPINRHDPSGYENTITVSGSFGIFGTLAACRT